TTTCCTGGAATCTGCGATAGGTGGGGACATTGGTCCAGGCCACAAATTCATAGCCCAGTTTGAAGGTCCAGTCGCAGCCGCAGCTGTTGCCATCATAGGCAAGGCCCAGTTGGAGGTGGCAGCCCGGCAGGATATGACAGCAGTCATCATCCTTAACATGCATGTAGTCTTCTCGAGTGCTTTCCTCAAATGTTGTCTGTCTGAAAGAAAACTGCGATGAGGTGTCGCTGTCACCGATCACAAGGCTCGCTGCCGCGGAGGCAAACAGTTTGAAGTCGCCGCAAAGTGCGTAGGTGTAGCTGGTACCCAGCTTTAGACCTGCTCCGGTGTAATCAGACTTCCATTTGGAATCGATGGTGGTGACCGAAAGGTCAGAAAGAGGTCCCTCTTCAAATGTGCCGACAAGCGTATCTTCGTATTTACCCTTGATCTCCTGATCGAGCTTGACCACCTGGACGCCGAAGAAAGGTGTTAAAGTGTGGCATGAGCCGAAAGCAAGCTGATACGAGAGGAGAATATCAAACGTCTGGTACTCCATCTCCCACTTTCCTCTGCCGGAATCAAAAAAGGAATTCTCATTGGGAAATCCCACATTCTTGAGGTTGACGAATGTCGGAGGAACGAGCGTAGGAGCAATTCGCTCGCCGTTGTCCGCTCTTGCCGATCCTGAATCTCCCGATTCAAACCATGTGTAGGCAAGGCTTAAGCCAAAACATTTCCAGGCATTTTCCCGGCTCAAAGTGATGCGGAATCCGGGCTCCCAATCAGGACAAATGCTTTTGTAGCTTACCAGAAGAGGACGATCAACATCTTCAATATTTCCCGAAACTTTCGCTGCAAAGTCAAGGTCATCGACGCAAGGCTTCCAGTATAAAAAATCGACTCCTACGTCAAAATCAAAACAGCAACCGCTGCTCTCTTCATGACACTCCCTCGCTTGAGCCTGGCCGAAGACACCCCCCAGCATCAGCACCATCAAGGCAGCTCCCAGTTTCATCTTCCTCATGAAATACTCCTCAATATATTTGATTGGTTGTTCCGAATGTGGCTCAAAGTTTGATTTTTGGCAAATCTCAAAATACAGTCGGTATACTTGGGGATGCTAGCTTTACGCCGAATGCTAAATCAAGAAAAAATTAAAGTTGTGTTTTCAGGCAGAGAGCACAAGACCACTACACATAAAGCATTGGATACATACCACTTACAAATAAGCTACTCTCTACGTCTCCTGCAAACTACCCCATGAAAACCGCAGCAATTTAATGACAATCAATGACGCAGCGGATATACCGAAAATGTCTCAAAATTTAATTAACAAAGATTTGGCAGCGATTGAGCTTATCCATGCAAATGCTAAAGCAAATACTTAAATTCGTTTTCTACAGCGTCATTACGGTCGCGACGCTGGTGATCATCATCAGTTACATCGAAAAAAAGATAGAAGACGATGGAGAGATTACTCTCTATGGCAACGTAGACGTCAGACAAGTCGATATCGCCTTCCGCGTCCCCGGCCGGGTATCCAAGCTCTACCATGAGGAGGGAGACTTGGTGAGCAAAGGGGCCATCCTGGCCGAACTGGAGAGAGATCCCTACGATCAGGATGTCGCTGAAGCAGAGGGCAATCTGGCGATTGCATCCGCCACGCTTGAAAACGCAAGCGTCATCCTAAGCCGAAGGAAAGACCTTATCGCCTCGGGTGGAGTGGCGCAAGAAGATCTTGACCGCGCCGCCTCCAGCTTCAGCGAAGCTCTCGGCAATCACAACGCTTCAAAAGCGAGCCTTCTGAAAGCGAAGGACCGGCTCTCCTACACCGAAGTTTATGCTCCGACCGAGGGAATCATCTTGGCGAGGGTCAGAGAACCGGGCAGTGTCGTTAAAGAAAGCGATCCGGTTTACACACTGTCCATCACCTCACCGGTTTGGATCAGGGCTTTTGTCGCCGAACCTCTGCTGGGCTCGGTTTTTTATGGAATGGAAGCGGAAATCACAACGGACTCCAAGGGAGCTCCAGCCTATACAGGTAAAGTCGGATTTATCTCCCCTGTCGCCGAGTTCACTCCCAAAACGGTCGAGACGACCGAACTGCGCACAGATCTGGTCTACAGGCTGCGCATCTATGTGGACAATCCGGATGGAAGGCTGAAACAGGGCATGCCCGTGACCGTGACACTCCACCCCAAACGCCACGATGAATAACCCTCTTGTCCTTGTCGATAACGTCTCGTGGAGCCCGCCCAGCTTAACCGGCATCAGCGCTTCCATTCCCAGGGGACAGCTTGTCGGGTTGGTAGGCCCCGATGGGGCAGGAAAGACAACCTTTCTCAGGCTCCTGGCCGGGCTTTTAAAGCCGCTCACCGGCTCCATCACTATTGAAGGCAAAGACACCATAAACGACGTCGACCAAATCCACGAACTGATTGGATACATGCCTCAGAAATTCGGCCTGTACGAAGACCTCTCTGTCATCCAAAACCTGAACCTCTATGCGGATTTAAGGAATGTCTCTAAAAAAGACCGTAAAGCCGTGTTCGACGATCTTTTGAGCTTTACAGGGCTAAAACCTTTCACGGAAAGACGCGCCGGGGCGCTCTCCGGTGGCATGAAACAAAAACTCGGACTTGCCTGTTCCCTTGTCAAAGCGCCGACTCTGCTGCTGCTTGACGAACCGAGCGTTGGCGTCGACCCCATCTCCAGAAGGGAGCTTTGGAAAATCACCTCCAGCCTAATCGAAAGAGGAATTTCCATTCTCTGGAGCACCGCCTACCTGGACGAGGCAGAACGGTGCGATACGGTGCTGGTGCTGAACAAGGGCCGGCTGATATTCCAGGGCAGACCGGATGAGATGACAAACCAGGTTCGCGGGCGAGTCTTTAAGCTGACAGATATCCAGGGAAGCAGAAGGGCCCTGCTGTTCGACTTTTTGAACAACCCGCAGGTAATCGATGGGGTTATCCAGGGAAGCAGCCTCCGTCTTGTCATGAAAGAGGGTGGGATTCCCGAAACTCCTTTGGCTAAAGTCGAACAAACCAAGGAGCGTTTCGAGGACGCCTTTATCACCCTATTGGGGGGAGGGCCGGGGGGCGCCTCCAAGCTCGCCGAGGCCAGGACAAAAGTGCAAGAAGCCAATACTTGTCCCGTAGTTGCCAAAGAACTCACCAAAAAATTTGGATCCTTCACCGCGGTGAACAATATTTCTTTCGATGTGGTGCGTGGGGAGATTTTTGGCCTTCTTGGACCGAATGGGGCCGGGAAAACCACCACCTTCAAAATGCTATGCGGACTGCTGAATCCCACCCACGGCAATTGCTTTGTCAACAGCAAAAGCCTGCAGACAGCTCCCGGAGAGGCGCGTTCCCACATCGGCTACATGGCCCAAAAATTTTCACTCTATGGCTTTTTGAATATCGAGCAGAATCTCGATTTCTTCGGCGGCATATACAACCTCAAGGGGCGCAAAAAGAAAGAAGCGATCGACAAGATGGTCGATATCTTCGAACTTAAACCCTACCTTAACACCTCAACCGGCGAACTCCCCTTAGGGTTTAAACAGCGTCTTTCCCTCGCGGCGGCCAACATGCACTTTCCCGACATCCTCTTTTTGGACGAACCCACCTCCGGAGTCGATCCCCTGACCCGGCGTGAATTCTGGAACCACATTAACGGCCTGGTGGAAAAGGGAGTCACCATCTTGATCACCACCCACTTTATGGAAGAGGCGGAGTATTGCGACAGGATCGCTCTCGTCTACAATG
This DNA window, taken from Estrella lausannensis, encodes the following:
- a CDS encoding Lpg1974 family pore-forming outer membrane protein; this translates as MRKMKLGAALMVLMLGGVFGQAQARECHEESSGCCFDFDVGVDFLYWKPCVDDLDFAAKVSGNIEDVDRPLLVSYKSICPDWEPGFRITLSRENAWKCFGLSLAYTWFESGDSGSARADNGERIAPTLVPPTFVNLKNVGFPNENSFFDSGRGKWEMEYQTFDILLSYQLAFGSCHTLTPFFGVQVVKLDQEIKGKYEDTLVGTFEEGPLSDLSVTTIDSKWKSDYTGAGLKLGTSYTYALCGDFKLFASAAASLVIGDSDTSSQFSFRQTTFEESTREDYMHVKDDDCCHILPGCHLQLGLAYDGNSCGCDWTFKLGYEFVAWTNVPTYRRFQESADVLQPGGLMSPRQISGSEAQIAQSNLVNNGTIGFHGLTVGLNVGF
- a CDS encoding ATP-binding cassette domain-containing protein, with amino-acid sequence MNNPLVLVDNVSWSPPSLTGISASIPRGQLVGLVGPDGAGKTTFLRLLAGLLKPLTGSITIEGKDTINDVDQIHELIGYMPQKFGLYEDLSVIQNLNLYADLRNVSKKDRKAVFDDLLSFTGLKPFTERRAGALSGGMKQKLGLACSLVKAPTLLLLDEPSVGVDPISRRELWKITSSLIERGISILWSTAYLDEAERCDTVLVLNKGRLIFQGRPDEMTNQVRGRVFKLTDIQGSRRALLFDFLNNPQVIDGVIQGSSLRLVMKEGGIPETPLAKVEQTKERFEDAFITLLGGGPGGASKLAEARTKVQEANTCPVVAKELTKKFGSFTAVNNISFDVVRGEIFGLLGPNGAGKTTTFKMLCGLLNPTHGNCFVNSKSLQTAPGEARSHIGYMAQKFSLYGFLNIEQNLDFFGGIYNLKGRKKKEAIDKMVDIFELKPYLNTSTGELPLGFKQRLSLAAANMHFPDILFLDEPTSGVDPLTRREFWNHINGLVEKGVTILITTHFMEEAEYCDRIALVYNGEIIHLDAPDRLKALVQSASNPDPSLEDAFIQIIEEYDARRV
- a CDS encoding efflux RND transporter periplasmic adaptor subunit, with amino-acid sequence MQMLKQILKFVFYSVITVATLVIIISYIEKKIEDDGEITLYGNVDVRQVDIAFRVPGRVSKLYHEEGDLVSKGAILAELERDPYDQDVAEAEGNLAIASATLENASVILSRRKDLIASGGVAQEDLDRAASSFSEALGNHNASKASLLKAKDRLSYTEVYAPTEGIILARVREPGSVVKESDPVYTLSITSPVWIRAFVAEPLLGSVFYGMEAEITTDSKGAPAYTGKVGFISPVAEFTPKTVETTELRTDLVYRLRIYVDNPDGRLKQGMPVTVTLHPKRHDE